GCGCATCGCCGGCAAGCGCATCGGCATCGTCGGCATGGGGCGGATCGGCACGGCTGTCGCCCGCCGCGCCAGGGCCTTCGGGCTGTCGATCCACTACCACAACCGTCACCGCGTCAAGCGGGAGACCGAGGAGATGCTGGAGGCGACCTATTGGGACAGCCTCGACCAGATGCTTGCCCGCGTCGATATCGTCTCTGTCAATTGCCCGTCGACGCCCGCCACCTATCACCTGCTCTCGGCACGGCGGCTGGCGTTGATGCGCCCCGACAGCTACATCGTCAACACCGCGCGCGGCGACGTGATCGACGAGACGGCAATGATCAAATGCCTGCGGGAGGGCAAGATCGCCGGCGCCGGCCTCGACGTCTTCGAGAACGAGCCGGCCGTCAATCCGAAGCTGATCAAGCTTGCCGGCGAAGGCAAGGTCGTGCTCTTGCCGCATATGAGCTCGGCGACCCTCGAAGGCCGCATCGACATGGGCGAGAAGGTGGTGATCAACATCCGCACCTTCTTCGACGGCCACCGCCCGCCGGACCGGGTTCTGCCGGGACGGGATTAGTCGGCCTTTAAAGACCCCTCCCCAACCCCTCCCCACAGGGGGGAGGGGCTTACGATGCCGCGCCGTCCTGCAGCAATCCTACGCTCAGCGGCAACGGTCCAATTTCAATGCGACGGCTGCCGCGGAGAAGCCCCTCCCCCTTGTGGGGAGGGGTTGGGGAGGGGTTTGGCGTTGAAACAGCTTGGCTTTTCTAGCTCGTCCGAAGCACTTTCCGCATGTCGATCGAGGTCGGCCGTGAAAAGCCGGGATGGGCGGAGCGGCTCGTCTCGACGAAGCCCCAGG
This DNA window, taken from Sinorhizobium fredii NGR234, encodes the following:
- a CDS encoding 2-hydroxyacid dehydrogenase; amino-acid sequence: MTSKKKPTVYITRKLPDVVETRMRELFDAELNIDDTPRSQPELVAAVKRVDVLVPTVTDRIDAALIEQAGPQLKLIAAFSNGVDNIDVDTAARKGITVTNTPNVLTEDTADMTMALILAVPRRLAEGAQVLTDRKGEWAGWSPTWMLGRRIAGKRIGIVGMGRIGTAVARRARAFGLSIHYHNRHRVKRETEEMLEATYWDSLDQMLARVDIVSVNCPSTPATYHLLSARRLALMRPDSYIVNTARGDVIDETAMIKCLREGKIAGAGLDVFENEPAVNPKLIKLAGEGKVVLLPHMSSATLEGRIDMGEKVVINIRTFFDGHRPPDRVLPGRD